One window from the genome of Rhodopseudomonas sp. P2A-2r encodes:
- the frc gene encoding formyl-CoA transferase gives MTQALKGVRILDFTHVQSGPTCTQLLAWFGADVIKVERPGVGDITRGQLQDVPNVDSLYFTMLNHNKRSITLDTKNPKGKEVLVALIKSCDVLVENFGPGVLDRMGFPFEKIQELNPKMIVASIKGFGPGPYEDCKVYENVAQCTGGAASTTGFRDGLPLVTGAQIGDSGTGLHLALGIVTALYQRTVTGRGQKVTAAMQDGVLNLSRVKLRDQQRLAHGPLKEYSQFGEGIPFGDAVPRAGNDSGGGQPGRILKCKGWETDPNAYIYFITQAPVWEKICDVIGEPTWKTDPAYSKPAVRLPKLNEIFSRIEQWTMTKTKFEAMDELNEHDIPCGPILSMKELAEDQSLRATGTVVEVDHPERGKYLSVGNPIKMSDSPTVVERSPLLGEHTDEILRQVLGFSDHQVAEIHDSGALAPPRKVAAE, from the coding sequence ATGACTCAGGCGCTCAAGGGCGTTCGCATTCTTGATTTCACCCACGTCCAGTCCGGACCGACCTGCACGCAGTTGCTGGCCTGGTTTGGCGCCGACGTCATCAAGGTGGAGCGGCCGGGCGTCGGCGACATCACCCGCGGGCAGTTGCAGGACGTCCCCAACGTCGACAGCCTGTATTTCACCATGCTGAACCACAACAAGCGTTCGATCACCCTCGACACCAAGAACCCCAAGGGCAAGGAAGTGCTGGTCGCGCTTATCAAGTCCTGCGACGTGCTGGTGGAGAATTTCGGACCGGGCGTGCTCGACCGCATGGGCTTCCCGTTCGAGAAGATCCAGGAGCTCAACCCGAAGATGATCGTCGCCTCGATCAAGGGCTTCGGTCCCGGCCCCTATGAGGACTGCAAGGTCTATGAGAACGTCGCCCAGTGCACCGGCGGAGCAGCCTCCACCACCGGCTTCCGCGACGGCCTGCCGCTGGTCACCGGCGCGCAGATCGGCGACAGCGGCACTGGCCTGCATCTCGCGCTCGGCATCGTCACCGCGCTCTATCAGCGCACCGTCACCGGCCGCGGCCAGAAGGTCACCGCCGCGATGCAGGACGGCGTGCTGAACCTGTCGCGCGTCAAGCTGCGCGACCAGCAGCGCCTCGCCCACGGACCGCTCAAGGAATACAGCCAGTTCGGCGAAGGCATTCCGTTCGGCGACGCGGTGCCGCGCGCCGGCAACGATTCCGGCGGCGGCCAGCCCGGCCGCATCCTGAAGTGCAAGGGCTGGGAGACCGATCCGAACGCCTACATCTACTTCATCACCCAGGCGCCGGTGTGGGAGAAGATCTGCGACGTGATCGGCGAGCCCACCTGGAAGACCGACCCGGCCTATTCCAAGCCGGCGGTTCGCTTGCCGAAGCTCAACGAGATCTTTTCGCGCATCGAACAGTGGACGATGACCAAGACCAAGTTCGAGGCAATGGACGAGCTGAACGAGCACGACATCCCCTGCGGCCCGATCCTGTCGATGAAAGAACTCGCCGAGGACCAGTCGCTGCGCGCTACCGGCACGGTGGTCGAGGTCGATCACCCCGAGCGCGGCAAGTACCTGTCGGTCGGCAACCCGATCAAGATGTCGGACAGCCCGACCGTGGTCGAGCGCTCACCGCTGCTCGGCGAGCACACCGACGAGATCCTGCGCCAGGTGCTCGGCTTCAGCGACCACCAGGTCGCCGAGATCCACGATTCCGGCGCCCTGGCCCCGCCGCGGAAGGTGGCAGCCGAATAA
- a CDS encoding ABC transporter permease, with the protein MPPDQDHATAPFEEPRRSLAINSLPREAILSIAIFLCLWQAMSYLAPTLGIPAFAIPGLGRIAQSLTKITPLDVAVTLARVLGALVLSFVIGLAFAIVMHLSESLERYLRPMVRVLMAVPVVSWILFAVLWFKGVEFRIAFVLVVVCAPVFTVDALDNMREVSNDLRQMIRSFRPTPLQFFHKLMLPAITPGLITSWKITLSLAIRVVTIAELVGAVTGIGHQLSVAQELFSVADVFAWTLVLVVLLFILEALLVRLETRVLRWRA; encoded by the coding sequence ATGCCCCCTGACCAGGATCACGCGACCGCGCCGTTCGAGGAACCGCGCCGTTCGCTCGCGATCAACAGCCTGCCGCGCGAAGCCATCTTGTCGATCGCGATCTTCCTGTGCCTGTGGCAGGCCATGTCCTATCTGGCGCCGACTTTAGGAATTCCGGCGTTCGCCATTCCCGGCCTCGGCCGCATCGCGCAGAGCCTGACCAAGATCACGCCGCTCGATGTCGCGGTGACGCTTGCGCGCGTGCTCGGGGCGCTGGTGCTGTCCTTCGTCATCGGGCTGGCGTTTGCGATCGTGATGCATCTCTCCGAGAGCCTGGAGCGCTATCTGCGGCCGATGGTGCGGGTGCTGATGGCCGTGCCAGTAGTGTCGTGGATCCTGTTTGCGGTGCTGTGGTTCAAGGGCGTCGAATTCCGCATCGCCTTCGTGCTGGTAGTGGTCTGCGCGCCGGTCTTCACCGTGGACGCGCTAGACAACATGCGCGAGGTGTCCAACGACTTGCGGCAGATGATCCGGTCGTTTCGGCCGACGCCGTTGCAGTTCTTTCATAAGCTGATGCTGCCGGCGATCACCCCCGGCCTGATCACCAGTTGGAAGATTACGCTCAGCCTGGCGATCCGCGTCGTGACCATCGCCGAACTGGTTGGCGCCGTCACCGGGATCGGTCATCAACTCTCGGTGGCGCAGGAGTTGTTTTCGGTGGCGGATGTGTTCGCCTGGACACTGGTGCTGGTCGTGTTGCTGTTCATTCTGGAGGCCCTGCTGGTCCGGCTCGAGACCCGCGTGCTGCGGTGGCGGGCATGA
- a CDS encoding GntR family transcriptional regulator, translating to MAVRSKPTKAPQTMAEADIAIMRIAPETSFKNKAYEALKEAILKMDIYTTAEPVMLDERALSERLGVSRTPIREAIAMLEQDGFVKTMPRRGIVVVKRTKTEIVDMIRAWAALESMAARLITTTARKKDISALRDFFKDFGKDRLPQDHVEEYSRANIAFHQALISLSESPVLVDMTNDILLHVRGYRQLTIGRTDRTATSLPEHMAIIEALEERNTELAEKRARDHTLGLAAYVEAHGQELFTKSAQEKAS from the coding sequence ATGGCCGTTCGCAGTAAACCAACCAAGGCGCCGCAGACTATGGCTGAGGCAGATATTGCGATCATGCGGATCGCCCCGGAGACCAGCTTCAAGAACAAGGCCTACGAGGCCTTGAAGGAAGCGATTCTCAAGATGGACATCTACACCACGGCCGAGCCGGTGATGCTCGACGAGCGTGCGCTGTCGGAACGCCTCGGGGTCAGCCGTACGCCGATCCGCGAGGCTATCGCGATGCTCGAGCAGGACGGCTTCGTCAAGACCATGCCTCGTCGCGGTATCGTCGTTGTCAAACGGACCAAGACCGAGATCGTCGACATGATCCGCGCCTGGGCGGCGCTGGAAAGCATGGCTGCACGTCTGATCACCACCACAGCGCGCAAGAAGGATATCTCGGCGCTGCGCGATTTCTTCAAGGATTTCGGCAAGGACCGGCTGCCGCAGGATCACGTCGAGGAATATTCCAGGGCCAATATCGCTTTTCACCAGGCGCTGATCTCGCTCAGCGAGTCGCCGGTGCTGGTCGACATGACCAACGACATCCTGCTGCATGTGCGCGGCTATCGGCAGCTGACGATCGGACGTACCGATCGCACCGCGACATCCCTGCCCGAGCATATGGCGATCATCGAGGCACTCGAGGAACGCAACACCGAACTCGCGGAGAAGCGCGCGCGCGATCACACGCTTGGGCTCGCGGCCTATGTCGAAGCGCACGGCCAGGAGCTGTTCACCAAGTCTGCGCAGGAAAAGGCTTCCTAA
- a CDS encoding ABC transporter substrate-binding protein, producing the protein MTILSRRAFTMGSALVLASATSATPSRAQAQPKIKVGSLTLPVFAPIIVNIMKARGFDTKNGFEADVTVYPGFAAYYAGLATGEVDTLIGGPTYFQKLRLEGVPLQIIATGATLADLVIISKDPAIKSLADLKGKQLAADMGSGQFQILSIIAKSQNIDMAKDMTLVTANFAVARAQLAAARVDAAMIIEPIATMMIKEDPSLKIIFNANDEWKKLTGFPGWELVYAMREDAIKKAPKAPEMFLAALQDVTAFLKSDPDGADKIAVETVKLPPGILKEAVLAKRWDFDAQPAWGGERKGIWDTFERAVAAGFHPKLPDQAIIYAP; encoded by the coding sequence ATGACTATTTTATCACGCCGTGCATTTACAATGGGCAGTGCCTTGGTGCTCGCAAGCGCAACATCGGCGACGCCGTCACGCGCGCAGGCCCAACCGAAGATCAAGGTCGGCAGCCTCACCCTCCCCGTCTTCGCACCGATCATTGTCAACATCATGAAAGCGCGCGGCTTCGATACCAAGAACGGGTTCGAGGCGGACGTCACGGTGTATCCGGGCTTTGCCGCCTATTATGCGGGCCTCGCCACCGGCGAGGTCGATACGCTGATCGGCGGCCCGACCTATTTCCAGAAGCTGCGGCTCGAAGGTGTGCCGCTGCAGATCATCGCCACCGGCGCGACGCTGGCGGATCTCGTTATCATCAGCAAGGACCCGGCGATCAAGAGCTTGGCCGATCTCAAGGGCAAGCAGCTCGCCGCCGACATGGGCAGCGGCCAGTTCCAGATCCTGTCGATCATCGCCAAATCGCAGAACATCGACATGGCCAAGGACATGACGCTGGTCACGGCCAATTTCGCTGTCGCCCGCGCTCAGCTCGCCGCCGCCCGCGTCGACGCCGCCATGATCATCGAGCCGATCGCCACCATGATGATCAAGGAAGATCCGTCCCTGAAGATCATCTTCAACGCCAACGACGAATGGAAGAAGCTCACCGGCTTCCCCGGCTGGGAGCTGGTCTATGCCATGCGCGAGGACGCGATCAAGAAGGCACCCAAGGCGCCCGAGATGTTTCTCGCAGCGCTGCAGGACGTCACCGCTTTTCTCAAGAGCGATCCCGACGGCGCGGACAAGATCGCGGTCGAAACCGTCAAGCTGCCGCCGGGCATCCTGAAGGAAGCGGTTCTGGCAAAGCGCTGGGATTTCGACGCGCAGCCGGCGTGGGGCGGCGAGCGCAAGGGCATCTGGGACACTTTTGAACGCGCGGTGGCGGCGGGCTTCCATCCCAAGCTGCCGGACCAAGCGATCATATATGCCCCCTGA
- a CDS encoding SDR family NAD(P)-dependent oxidoreductase, translating to MDLQLKGKCALVTGGSEGIGRAIAMTLAKEGVNVAICARRLEPLEKTAEEIRNAYGVTVVAITADLTKDAEAKNFVEKAAKELGSLDLMINNAGSAPGGVIETLTEADWEQAMQLKFMGYVRCLRYALPIMVKQGGGRVVNLIGNDGVKPSYWEIAPGAANAAGQNMTLSLAGQYGRHNISFCAVNPGPVRTERWAGLVGAMSRDMGISYEEADKLAPASIPLGRIAEVEEVANLVVMLASPLVQMANGTMIEIDGGQDKALMDRFRDR from the coding sequence ATGGATCTGCAACTCAAGGGCAAATGCGCGCTCGTCACCGGCGGCAGCGAAGGCATCGGCAGGGCAATTGCCATGACGCTGGCGAAAGAAGGCGTCAACGTCGCCATCTGCGCACGTCGCCTGGAGCCGCTGGAAAAGACCGCCGAAGAGATCCGCAACGCTTATGGCGTCACCGTGGTTGCGATCACCGCCGACCTGACCAAGGACGCGGAAGCCAAGAACTTCGTCGAGAAGGCCGCCAAGGAGCTCGGCAGCCTCGACCTGATGATCAACAATGCCGGTTCGGCTCCGGGCGGAGTCATCGAGACGCTCACGGAAGCCGACTGGGAGCAGGCCATGCAGCTCAAGTTCATGGGCTATGTGCGCTGCCTGCGTTACGCGCTGCCGATCATGGTGAAGCAGGGCGGCGGCCGCGTCGTCAATCTGATCGGCAATGACGGCGTCAAACCGTCATACTGGGAGATCGCGCCCGGTGCCGCCAATGCCGCCGGTCAGAACATGACCCTGTCGCTGGCCGGCCAGTACGGCCGCCACAACATCTCGTTCTGTGCGGTCAATCCGGGGCCGGTGCGCACCGAGCGCTGGGCCGGCCTCGTCGGCGCCATGTCGCGCGATATGGGCATTTCCTACGAGGAGGCCGACAAGCTGGCGCCGGCCTCGATCCCGCTCGGCCGCATTGCCGAGGTCGAGGAAGTTGCCAACCTCGTCGTCATGCTGGCATCGCCGCTGGTGCAGATGGCCAACGGCACGATGATCGAGATCGACGGCGGTCAGGACAAGGCGCTGATGGATCGCTTCCGCGACCGGTAG
- a CDS encoding ABC transporter ATP-binding protein, with protein MTASAAIEVANLRKVFRQTTSGHSVVAIHQLTLLIEPGEMVAIVGQTGCGKSTLFDLLIGLEHPTAGSISIGGKTPYDDFNHFRGRIATIFQQDRLLPWRSALDNVKLPLELIGVSEDVQQQRAMDWLKRLGLEKFANAYPRELSGGMRQRVAIARAFAVQPEILLADESFSALDEVTAGELRETFVALAREFHSTAILITHQLEEAMSVGDRIIVFGKSAALLADIRMSDWAIVDYPRLRQAIQNTLQANAPDAGLAR; from the coding sequence ATGACCGCATCCGCGGCGATCGAAGTCGCCAACCTGCGCAAAGTATTTCGCCAGACCACCTCCGGGCACTCGGTGGTGGCGATCCATCAATTGACGCTGCTCATCGAGCCCGGCGAGATGGTCGCGATCGTCGGCCAGACCGGCTGCGGCAAGTCGACCCTGTTCGACCTGCTGATCGGCCTGGAACACCCGACCGCCGGCAGCATCTCGATCGGCGGAAAGACACCCTATGACGACTTCAACCATTTCCGCGGCAGGATCGCGACCATCTTCCAGCAGGACCGGCTGTTGCCGTGGCGCTCGGCGCTGGACAACGTCAAGCTGCCGCTGGAACTGATCGGCGTCAGTGAAGACGTGCAACAGCAGCGTGCGATGGACTGGCTGAAGCGGCTCGGCTTGGAGAAGTTCGCCAACGCCTATCCGCGCGAACTGTCCGGCGGCATGCGCCAGCGCGTCGCCATCGCGCGCGCCTTCGCAGTTCAACCGGAGATCCTGCTGGCCGATGAATCCTTCAGCGCGCTGGACGAAGTCACCGCCGGCGAACTGCGCGAGACATTCGTGGCGCTGGCGCGAGAGTTCCATTCGACCGCCATCCTGATCACCCACCAGCTCGAGGAAGCCATGAGCGTCGGCGACCGTATCATTGTGTTCGGCAAGTCGGCGGCACTGCTGGCGGATATCCGGATGTCCGACTGGGCGATCGTGGATTATCCGCGATTACGCCAGGCGATCCAGAATACGCTGCAGGCCAACGCGCCGGATGCAGGGCTGGCGCGATAG
- the pncB gene encoding nicotinate phosphoribosyltransferase: MMDFATRVHNHNYRLDPIIRSLLDTDFYKLLMHQFIWMLYAQVPVTFSLINRTKKVRLAQIIPEAVLRAQLDHARTLRFRENELIWLAGNRFYGRRDIFRPEYIEYLRSFRLPDYHLETIDGQYVLTFQGPWAEVTMWEIYALAIVSELRTRSAMSTLDKFELDILYAQAKTKIWGKVQRLQEHPDLRLAEFGTRRRHSFLWQEWVTDVMANELGRTFVGTSNALLAFKHSFEAIGTNSHELPMVAACLANTDADLKRAQYDVLAKWQEVYDGELLIILPDTFGMTQFLRDAPEWAGHWTGMRMDSKEPVAAGEEIIAWYAARGEDPRKKRAMFSDGLEVDSMIDLHQKFRGRIRESFGWGTMATNDFRGAHPRGLDTLDPISLVCKVTSANGRAAVKLSDNPAKTTGSPEEIARYTRIFGVEGFEKHAVVV; the protein is encoded by the coding sequence ATGATGGATTTCGCCACCCGGGTCCACAACCACAATTACCGGCTCGATCCGATCATCCGGTCGCTGCTGGACACCGATTTCTACAAGTTACTGATGCACCAGTTCATCTGGATGCTGTACGCACAGGTGCCGGTCACCTTCAGCCTGATCAACCGCACCAAGAAGGTGCGGCTGGCCCAGATCATCCCGGAAGCCGTGCTGCGCGCGCAGCTCGACCACGCGCGCACGCTGCGGTTCCGCGAGAACGAGCTGATCTGGCTGGCCGGCAACCGCTTCTACGGTCGCCGCGACATTTTCCGCCCCGAATATATCGAATATCTGCGCAGCTTCCGGTTGCCGGATTATCACCTCGAAACCATCGACGGCCAGTATGTGCTGACCTTCCAAGGCCCTTGGGCCGAGGTCACGATGTGGGAGATCTACGCACTGGCGATCGTCAGCGAGCTGCGCACCCGCAGCGCGATGTCAACGCTCGACAAGTTCGAGCTGGATATCCTCTACGCCCAGGCCAAGACCAAGATCTGGGGCAAGGTGCAGCGGCTGCAGGAACACCCAGACCTCAGGCTGGCCGAGTTTGGCACTCGCCGCCGCCACAGCTTCCTGTGGCAGGAATGGGTCACCGACGTGATGGCCAACGAGCTCGGCCGCACCTTCGTCGGCACCTCCAACGCCCTGCTCGCCTTCAAGCATTCGTTCGAGGCGATCGGCACCAATTCGCACGAGCTGCCGATGGTCGCGGCCTGCCTCGCCAACACCGACGCGGACCTGAAGCGCGCCCAATACGACGTGCTGGCGAAATGGCAGGAAGTCTATGACGGTGAGCTGCTGATCATCCTGCCCGACACCTTCGGCATGACGCAGTTTCTGCGCGACGCGCCGGAGTGGGCTGGGCATTGGACCGGCATGCGCATGGACTCCAAGGAGCCCGTCGCCGCCGGCGAGGAGATCATCGCCTGGTACGCCGCGCGCGGCGAGGATCCGCGCAAGAAGCGCGCGATGTTCTCCGACGGGCTGGAGGTCGACTCGATGATCGACTTGCACCAGAAATTCCGCGGCCGAATCCGCGAGAGCTTTGGCTGGGGCACTATGGCCACCAACGATTTCCGCGGCGCGCATCCGCGCGGCCTCGACACGCTCGATCCGATCAGCCTGGTCTGCAAGGTGACCTCGGCCAACGGCCGTGCCGCCGTGAAGCTGTCGGACAATCCGGCGAAGACCACCGGCAGCCCGGAAGAGATCGCACGCTACACGCGAATTTTTGGCGTGGAGGGTTTTGAGAAACACGCGGTGGTGGTCTGA
- a CDS encoding alpha/beta fold hydrolase, which yields MVFVHEYAGDYRTWEPQLRYFSRAHRCITFSQRGYPPSDVPTDPARYGQDIARDDVIALMDALKIDKAHIVGHSMGASTALHVGINYPGRCLSVTAASCGYGSSPDPAFVEQGRAASRETAKMFETVDFPTAAARYADGATRQTQKNKDPRGFAEFAKMLADHSPVGHALTMRELQAKRPMLWEMEKQLSAFSVPLLIIVGDEDDWCLDPSVFLKRAVPTAGLLVIPRSGHTITSEEPAAFNVALSELFAASAAGTWMSHRKQA from the coding sequence GTGGTTTTCGTCCATGAGTATGCCGGCGACTATCGCACCTGGGAGCCGCAGCTGCGCTACTTCTCCCGCGCGCATCGCTGTATCACCTTCAGCCAGCGCGGCTATCCGCCGTCGGATGTGCCAACCGATCCGGCACGTTACGGTCAGGACATTGCGCGCGACGATGTCATTGCATTGATGGACGCGCTGAAGATCGACAAGGCGCATATCGTCGGGCATTCCATGGGCGCCTCGACCGCACTGCATGTCGGCATCAACTATCCCGGACGATGTTTGTCAGTGACTGCCGCCAGCTGCGGCTATGGCTCGAGCCCCGACCCGGCATTCGTCGAGCAGGGCCGCGCCGCTTCGCGTGAGACCGCGAAGATGTTCGAGACGGTGGATTTTCCGACCGCGGCGGCACGCTACGCCGACGGCGCCACGCGCCAGACCCAGAAAAACAAGGACCCGCGCGGCTTCGCGGAATTCGCCAAGATGCTGGCCGATCATTCTCCGGTCGGCCATGCGCTCACCATGCGCGAATTGCAGGCCAAGCGGCCGATGCTGTGGGAGATGGAGAAGCAGTTGAGCGCGTTCTCCGTGCCGCTGCTGATCATCGTCGGTGACGAAGACGACTGGTGCCTCGATCCCAGCGTCTTCCTGAAGCGTGCGGTGCCCACCGCGGGCCTTCTGGTGATCCCGCGATCGGGCCACACCATCACCTCGGAAGAGCCGGCAGCGTTCAATGTGGCGCTGTCCGAACTGTTCGCGGCTTCCGCCGCGGGCACCTGGATGTCGCACCGCAAGCAGGCCTGA
- the oxc gene encoding oxalyl-CoA decarboxylase, protein MTALAQNIAAVDAEPELTDGFHLIIDALKLNGLTTIYGVPGIPITDFGRMAQAEGIRVLSFRHEQAAGYAASIAGYLTKKPGVCLTVSAPGFLNGLTALAHATTNCFPMILISGSSEREIVDLQQGDYEEMDQLAIAKPLCKAAFRVLHAADIGIGVARAIRAAVSGRPGGVYLDLPAKLFGQVIDAAAGEKSLVKVIDAAPAQIPGPDSIKRALDVLKSAKKPLIILGKGAAYAQADDAIKALVETSGIPFLPMSMAKGLLPDTHPQCAGAARSTVLKDSDVVLLIGARLNWLLSHGKGKSWGDQPKKFIQIDIEPKEMDSNVEIVAPVVGDIGSCVAALLEGIGKGWTKPSADWTGAITKKRDDNIAKMAPRLMNNNSPMDYHGALGVLRTIIAERPDAMLVNEGANTLDLARGIVDMYKPRKRIDVGTWGIMGIGMGYCIAAAVETSKPVLAIEGDSAFGFSGMEVETICRYNLPVCIVVFNNDGIYRGTDVNPTGGADVAPTVFVKGARYDKMMEAFGGVGVNVTSPDELKRAVNEAMDSGRPTLVNAVIDPAAGSESGRIGNLNPQSLLKKKK, encoded by the coding sequence ATGACCGCACTGGCACAGAATATCGCTGCAGTAGACGCCGAGCCGGAGCTGACGGATGGCTTTCATCTGATCATCGACGCGTTGAAGCTCAACGGCCTCACAACGATCTACGGCGTGCCGGGCATTCCGATCACCGACTTCGGCCGCATGGCGCAGGCCGAGGGCATCCGCGTGCTGTCGTTCCGCCACGAGCAGGCCGCCGGCTACGCCGCCTCGATCGCCGGCTATCTCACCAAGAAGCCCGGCGTCTGCCTCACGGTGTCGGCCCCCGGCTTCCTCAACGGCCTCACCGCGCTGGCCCATGCCACCACCAACTGCTTCCCGATGATCCTGATCTCCGGCTCGTCCGAGCGCGAGATCGTCGACCTTCAGCAGGGCGACTATGAGGAGATGGACCAGCTCGCCATCGCCAAGCCGCTGTGCAAGGCCGCGTTCCGTGTGTTGCATGCCGCGGACATCGGCATCGGCGTGGCGCGCGCGATCCGCGCCGCGGTGTCCGGCCGCCCCGGCGGCGTTTATCTCGATCTGCCCGCCAAGCTGTTCGGCCAGGTGATCGATGCCGCCGCCGGCGAGAAGTCGCTGGTCAAGGTGATCGACGCCGCACCGGCGCAGATCCCCGGCCCCGACTCGATCAAGCGCGCGCTCGACGTGTTGAAGTCCGCCAAGAAGCCGCTGATCATCCTCGGCAAGGGCGCCGCCTACGCGCAGGCCGACGATGCCATCAAGGCGCTGGTCGAGACCTCCGGCATCCCCTTCCTGCCCATGAGCATGGCCAAGGGCCTGTTGCCGGACACCCATCCGCAGTGCGCCGGTGCCGCGCGCTCCACCGTACTGAAAGACTCCGACGTGGTGCTCTTGATCGGCGCGCGCCTCAACTGGCTGCTGTCGCACGGCAAGGGCAAGAGCTGGGGCGATCAGCCGAAGAAGTTCATCCAGATCGACATCGAGCCGAAGGAAATGGATTCCAACGTCGAGATCGTCGCACCCGTCGTCGGCGACATCGGCTCCTGCGTCGCTGCCCTGCTCGAAGGCATCGGCAAGGGCTGGACCAAGCCGTCGGCCGACTGGACCGGTGCCATCACCAAGAAGCGCGACGACAACATCGCCAAGATGGCGCCGCGGCTGATGAACAACAACTCGCCGATGGATTATCATGGCGCGCTCGGCGTGCTGCGGACCATCATCGCCGAGCGCCCGGACGCCATGCTGGTCAACGAGGGCGCCAACACGCTCGACCTCGCCCGCGGCATCGTCGACATGTACAAGCCGCGCAAGCGCATCGACGTCGGCACCTGGGGCATCATGGGCATCGGCATGGGCTACTGCATCGCCGCCGCCGTCGAAACCAGCAAGCCGGTGCTGGCGATCGAGGGCGACAGCGCGTTCGGCTTCTCCGGCATGGAGGTCGAGACCATCTGCCGCTACAATCTGCCGGTCTGCATCGTCGTGTTCAACAATGACGGCATCTATCGCGGCACCGATGTCAATCCGACCGGCGGCGCCGACGTGGCGCCCACCGTGTTCGTCAAGGGCGCGCGCTACGACAAGATGATGGAAGCCTTCGGCGGCGTCGGCGTCAACGTGACCTCGCCAGACGAACTCAAGCGCGCGGTCAACGAAGCCATGGATTCCGGCAGACCGACGCTGGTCAATGCGGTGATCGATCCGGCCGCCGGTAGCGAATCCGGCCGCATCGGCAATCTCAATCCGCAGAGCCTGCTGAAGAAGAAGAAATAA
- a CDS encoding enoyl-CoA hydratase-related protein: protein MKTPGDIQIDLADGIATLRIANPARRNAVSSAMWHKIAAFAAELPERKDVRVIIIRGAGEQMFSAGADISDFATARSGEGQARAYDDLVESTCKAIEAIPQPTIGMIFGGCMGAGSSVAASCDLRVAADDAFFAVPAAKLGLGYDPRGIARFIRVFGAGATRQVLFTADRLPAMRAHALGAVHVVAPAGEVEARTMALAKQIAGNAPLTIKAAKAAIAAITTDDSDLLAQAEAFYAAADASADYAEGRKAFAEKRPRSSPGANPSDHVPHLCN from the coding sequence ATGAAAACGCCCGGCGACATCCAAATCGATCTTGCGGACGGCATCGCGACGTTACGGATTGCCAATCCGGCGCGGCGCAACGCGGTGTCCTCCGCGATGTGGCACAAGATCGCGGCCTTTGCCGCCGAGCTGCCCGAGCGCAAGGACGTGCGCGTGATCATCATCCGCGGCGCCGGCGAGCAGATGTTTTCAGCCGGCGCGGATATTTCGGATTTTGCCACCGCGCGCTCGGGCGAGGGGCAGGCCCGCGCCTATGACGATCTGGTGGAGAGCACCTGCAAGGCGATCGAGGCGATTCCTCAGCCGACCATCGGCATGATCTTCGGCGGCTGCATGGGGGCGGGCTCGTCGGTCGCGGCAAGCTGCGACCTGCGCGTTGCGGCGGACGATGCCTTCTTCGCAGTGCCGGCCGCGAAACTCGGCCTAGGCTACGATCCGCGCGGCATTGCGCGTTTCATCCGCGTGTTCGGCGCGGGGGCCACACGCCAGGTGCTGTTCACCGCGGATCGGCTACCGGCGATGCGCGCGCACGCTCTGGGCGCGGTCCATGTGGTGGCGCCGGCCGGCGAGGTCGAAGCCCGCACGATGGCACTGGCGAAGCAGATCGCCGGCAATGCGCCGCTGACGATCAAGGCCGCGAAAGCGGCGATAGCGGCCATCACCACCGACGATTCCGATCTGCTGGCGCAAGCCGAGGCATTTTATGCCGCGGCCGACGCCAGCGCCGACTACGCCGAGGGCCGCAAGGCCTTTGCCGAGAAACGACCCCGGTCTTCACCGGGAGCTAATCCGTCCGACCACGTTCCTCACCTCTGCAACTGA